The Aggregatilinea lenta genome includes a region encoding these proteins:
- a CDS encoding transglutaminase family protein: protein MRSNLRAVFARGDISSLFMAWGLMIVTALALDAADWAAGTGMLASVSVVSVGFGFLLARSRFSELAALLVSMSYSVLCVGAIAAMTLVQDGSLRSRAVALAERVHAWISQAAAGGQPANDETVFVLFLAILFWFLGHNSAWHVFRVDRVWRVIVPTGLVLITNQFYYQGDASLNGYLAAFVVLSLLLLIRSHIDAREFDWYLHRVSFPSSVRRTFFQTGGVLAALIVVAAWLAPVGQDDKNLDRLNDFLSGEPFADLADLWNRLFSSLEGEGIATADYYGGDQLDLGGAIRLGDQPVMLVEAPEGPRYYWRSTVFDRYSVNGDQWGWRHTRTVRAYTETDGLELNIGDFIAGSRQDVQQKVTMLIRATRLVYAAPQPESFGLPVEAELDCVEDLGRMCVNERRPADVSIVRARETLRTGTTYTVTSSMSTATADQLRAAGTAYPDWVLRLYLQGVGNTAPSVQQLAAQIVADAGAGTPYDTAKAIERWLRANIQYNEQIPEPPTGADPIQWFLFDLRQGYCNYYATAMVMMLRTQGIPARMAAGFAQGVWDPEQGGFLVKERDAHTWVEAYFPGYGWIEFEPTADEAPLDREGDQAAVTSPQQTPQATFTPLPTVTPSPPPTNTPVPPTPEGGANATPTGAAEQPVQPATPTPQPTPTATPVGPESVTRVDSDGGGIGHTILLTLGIFLLVILAGVALGAFVVWYIEFRGLSGLSVVQKAYARMGIYGRWLGLRPAQAATPDERRRYLIGAVPEGEEPINAITRAYIVDRYGAPARQDSTAQEGTIQTAWHNARLAFIRQKLGWLRRRR, encoded by the coding sequence TTGCGCAGCAATCTGCGCGCCGTGTTCGCGCGCGGCGACATCAGCAGTCTATTCATGGCTTGGGGCCTGATGATCGTCACAGCCCTGGCGCTGGACGCGGCGGATTGGGCCGCCGGGACCGGGATGTTGGCGTCGGTCAGTGTCGTGTCGGTTGGGTTCGGCTTCTTGCTGGCGCGCAGCCGCTTTTCGGAGCTGGCGGCACTGCTGGTGAGCATGTCCTACAGCGTGCTGTGTGTGGGCGCGATCGCGGCGATGACGCTGGTCCAAGACGGATCGCTGCGCAGCCGCGCAGTTGCCCTGGCCGAGCGCGTCCATGCCTGGATCAGTCAGGCCGCCGCCGGGGGCCAGCCCGCCAACGATGAGACGGTCTTCGTGCTGTTCCTGGCGATCCTGTTCTGGTTCCTGGGCCATAACTCGGCGTGGCATGTCTTCCGCGTGGACCGCGTGTGGCGTGTGATCGTGCCAACCGGCCTCGTGCTGATCACCAACCAGTTCTACTACCAGGGCGACGCGTCTCTGAACGGCTATCTGGCCGCGTTCGTGGTGCTGTCGCTGCTGCTGCTGATCCGCTCGCATATCGACGCGCGCGAGTTCGACTGGTACCTGCACCGCGTCAGCTTCCCGTCTAGCGTACGGCGCACGTTCTTCCAGACTGGCGGCGTGCTGGCTGCGCTGATCGTCGTGGCGGCGTGGCTGGCCCCGGTCGGGCAGGACGACAAGAACCTCGACCGCCTGAATGACTTCCTCTCCGGCGAGCCATTCGCGGATTTGGCCGATTTGTGGAACCGGCTGTTTTCGTCGTTGGAAGGCGAAGGTATCGCCACGGCGGACTACTACGGCGGCGATCAGCTCGATCTGGGCGGCGCGATCCGGCTTGGCGATCAGCCGGTGATGCTGGTCGAAGCGCCGGAAGGTCCGCGCTACTACTGGCGCTCGACCGTCTTCGACCGCTACAGCGTCAATGGCGACCAATGGGGCTGGCGGCACACGCGCACGGTGCGCGCCTATACGGAGACGGATGGTCTTGAGCTGAACATCGGTGACTTCATCGCAGGCAGCCGCCAGGACGTCCAGCAGAAGGTCACGATGCTGATCCGCGCGACCCGGCTGGTTTATGCCGCGCCGCAGCCGGAGTCGTTTGGGCTGCCGGTCGAGGCGGAGCTGGACTGCGTCGAAGACCTGGGCCGCATGTGTGTGAACGAGAGACGCCCGGCGGACGTGTCCATCGTGCGGGCGCGCGAAACGCTGCGCACCGGCACGACCTATACCGTGACCTCCTCGATGAGCACCGCCACCGCCGATCAACTGCGCGCCGCCGGGACGGCCTATCCCGACTGGGTGCTGCGACTCTATCTGCAGGGCGTGGGAAACACAGCGCCGAGCGTGCAGCAGCTTGCCGCGCAGATTGTGGCCGACGCAGGCGCAGGCACACCCTACGACACGGCGAAAGCTATCGAGCGCTGGCTGCGTGCGAACATCCAGTACAACGAGCAGATCCCGGAACCGCCGACCGGCGCGGACCCGATCCAGTGGTTCCTGTTCGATCTGCGTCAGGGCTACTGCAACTACTACGCGACCGCGATGGTGATGATGCTGCGCACGCAGGGTATCCCCGCGCGCATGGCGGCTGGCTTCGCGCAGGGCGTGTGGGACCCGGAGCAGGGCGGCTTCCTGGTCAAGGAGCGCGACGCGCACACGTGGGTCGAGGCATACTTCCCCGGCTATGGCTGGATCGAGTTCGAGCCGACGGCGGACGAAGCCCCGCTGGACCGCGAAGGCGATCAGGCGGCGGTCACGTCGCCTCAGCAGACGCCGCAGGCAACCTTCACCCCGCTGCCGACCGTGACGCCCAGCCCGCCGCCGACGAATACGCCTGTGCCACCCACGCCCGAAGGCGGCGCGAATGCGACCCCGACCGGCGCAGCCGAGCAGCCCGTGCAGCCCGCTACCCCGACCCCACAGCCCACGCCGACCGCGACCCCCGTCGGGCCGGAAAGCGTGACGCGCGTAGATTCGGATGGCGGCGGCATCGGCCACACGATTCTGCTGACGCTGGGCATCTTCCTGCTGGTGATCCTGGCGGGCGTCGCGCTGGGCGCGTTCGTCGTGTGGTACATCGAATTTCGCGGCCTGAGCGGGCTGTCCGTTGTGCAGAAGGCGTACGCGCGCATGGGCATTTATGGACGCTGGCTGGGCCTGCGTCCGGCGCAGGCGGCTACACCCGACGAGCGGCGGCGCTACCTGATCGGCGCTGTACCGGAAGGCGAGGAGCCGATCAACGCCATCACGCGGGCCTACATCGTGGATCGCTATGGAGCACCAGCGCGCCAGGATAGTACGGCACAAGAAGGCACGATCCAGACCGCATGGCACAACGCGCGGCTGGCATTCATCCGGCAGAAGCTGGGCTGGCTTCGACGCCGTCGCTAG
- the rplL gene encoding 50S ribosomal protein L7/L12, with protein MADLQKLVEELSALTVVEAAELKKLLEDAWGVEASAPMAMGGMPMMAMGGAAAAAPAEEVEEQTEFNVVLKDVGPKKIEVIKVVRSLTSLGLKEAKDLVEGAPNNVLEAVSKEVAADAKSKLEAVGAGIDVK; from the coding sequence ATGGCCGATCTACAGAAGCTGGTTGAAGAACTCAGCGCGCTGACCGTCGTGGAAGCCGCTGAACTGAAGAAACTGCTCGAAGATGCGTGGGGCGTTGAAGCCTCTGCACCGATGGCGATGGGCGGGATGCCCATGATGGCTATGGGCGGCGCTGCGGCTGCGGCTCCGGCGGAAGAAGTCGAAGAGCAGACCGAGTTCAACGTCGTGCTCAAGGACGTTGGCCCCAAGAAGATCGAAGTCATCAAGGTTGTTCGCAGCCTGACCAGCCTGGGCCTCAAGGAAGCCAAGGACCTGGTCGAGGGCGCGCCGAACAATGTGCTCGAGGCTGTGAGCAAAGAAGTCGCCGCCGACGCGAAGTCCAAGCTCGAAGCCGTGGGCGCTGGCATCGACGTCAAGTAG
- a CDS encoding tetratricopeptide repeat protein, with product MTQPAWYERFGRIGRNLSIAERYYERALYYYQRGKYDLAVADLDAAIQNEPKNAELYVARGLALLGDSRPADAQEDLAYALSLDPAQWLAYYGRGMHAFESGQWAAAIDAFSRAQRLVPDRPEIYIYRAAALYRAGQPDEARGDIEVAQELLPAADKRRKLASRWLAALGTVSSGM from the coding sequence ATGACTCAACCGGCATGGTATGAACGTTTCGGGCGGATTGGTCGCAACCTCAGCATTGCGGAGCGCTACTACGAGCGAGCGCTGTACTACTACCAGCGTGGCAAATACGATCTGGCCGTGGCCGACCTGGATGCGGCCATTCAGAACGAGCCGAAGAATGCGGAGTTGTACGTCGCGCGAGGATTGGCGCTGCTGGGCGATAGCCGTCCCGCCGACGCCCAGGAAGATCTCGCTTATGCCCTGTCGCTCGATCCGGCACAGTGGCTGGCCTACTATGGGCGCGGGATGCACGCTTTTGAGAGTGGGCAGTGGGCGGCGGCCATCGACGCGTTTTCGCGCGCGCAGCGCTTGGTACCGGACCGGCCAGAGATATATATCTACCGGGCGGCGGCGCTGTACCGGGCAGGGCAGCCCGACGAAGCGCGCGGCGACATCGAGGTTGCGCAGGAACTGCTGCCTGCGGCAGACAAGCGCCGTAAGCTGGCGTCGCGCTGGCTGGCCGCGTTGGGGACGGTTTCCTCCGGGATGTAA
- the treS gene encoding maltose alpha-D-glucosyltransferase has product MAAHEAPTWYKDAVFYELYVRAFKDGNGDGHGDLQGLLSKLDYLQELGIDCIWLLPVYPSPLVDDGYDVADYRGVHEDYGTLEDFKAVIEGAHERGMHIIVDIVLNHTSDQHPWFTASRTSTDSPMRNWYVWSRTDQLYQNARVIFLDTESSNWTYDSHTGEYYWHRFFSAQPDLNYDSPAVQQEMLDIIDFWMELGLDGFRVDAVPYLFEREGTNCENLAETHQYVKRMRAHVDSKWPGRLLLAEANQWPEDVRAYFGDDDEFQMAFHFPIMPRLFMALKQQRRTSIVDIINRTPPIPPLAQWCIFLRNHDELTLEMVTEEERRYMWDQYAPESRMRINLGIRRRLAPLLDNDRRRIELLNAMLFTLPGSPIIYYGDEIGMGDDIWLDDRDGVRTPMQWDDSKDAGFSEADHLYAPVIDDDVFGYQHLNVKAQRADSASLWHTMRHMLDVRRKFRAFGRGTFTFALPPAEEVLGYWRVYRADGEDRLEEHILVLANLSDEPQEFTLDLGSYVGIAPKDLLTGEEWPVAGSDAYAIKLAPYGYHWLSLSPESNRS; this is encoded by the coding sequence ATGGCTGCACACGAAGCCCCGACGTGGTACAAAGACGCCGTCTTTTACGAGCTGTACGTCCGCGCGTTCAAGGACGGCAACGGCGATGGCCACGGCGACCTCCAAGGGCTGCTGTCCAAGCTCGACTACCTTCAGGAGTTAGGGATCGACTGCATCTGGCTGCTGCCGGTTTACCCGTCGCCCCTGGTCGATGACGGCTACGACGTCGCAGACTATCGCGGCGTCCACGAAGATTATGGCACGCTCGAGGACTTCAAAGCGGTCATCGAAGGCGCACACGAGCGCGGCATGCACATCATTGTGGACATCGTGCTCAACCATACGTCGGACCAGCACCCCTGGTTCACGGCGTCGCGCACCTCGACCGACTCGCCGATGCGCAACTGGTACGTGTGGAGCCGCACCGACCAGCTTTACCAGAATGCGCGTGTCATCTTCCTCGATACGGAATCATCCAACTGGACGTACGACAGCCACACCGGCGAATACTACTGGCACCGCTTCTTCAGTGCCCAGCCAGACCTGAACTACGACAGCCCCGCCGTGCAGCAGGAAATGCTGGACATCATCGACTTCTGGATGGAACTGGGTCTCGACGGCTTCCGCGTAGACGCCGTGCCGTACCTCTTCGAGCGTGAAGGCACCAACTGCGAAAACCTGGCGGAGACACACCAGTACGTCAAGCGCATGCGCGCTCACGTCGACTCGAAGTGGCCGGGCCGCCTGCTGCTGGCCGAGGCGAACCAATGGCCCGAAGACGTGCGTGCCTACTTTGGCGACGACGACGAGTTCCAGATGGCGTTCCACTTCCCGATCATGCCGCGCCTGTTCATGGCGCTGAAGCAGCAGCGGCGCACCAGCATTGTAGACATCATCAACCGCACGCCGCCGATCCCGCCGCTCGCGCAGTGGTGCATCTTCCTGCGCAATCACGACGAGCTGACGCTGGAAATGGTGACGGAAGAAGAACGCCGCTACATGTGGGACCAGTACGCGCCGGAGTCGCGCATGCGCATCAACCTGGGCATCCGCCGCCGCCTGGCCCCGCTGCTCGACAACGACCGCCGCCGGATTGAGCTGCTCAACGCGATGTTGTTCACCTTACCGGGATCGCCCATCATTTATTACGGCGACGAGATCGGCATGGGTGACGACATCTGGCTGGATGATCGCGACGGCGTGCGCACGCCGATGCAGTGGGATGATTCGAAGGATGCCGGGTTCTCCGAAGCGGATCACCTTTACGCCCCGGTGATCGACGATGACGTGTTCGGCTACCAGCACCTCAACGTCAAGGCGCAGCGGGCCGACAGCGCGTCGCTGTGGCACACCATGCGCCACATGTTGGACGTACGCCGCAAGTTCCGCGCGTTTGGACGGGGAACGTTCACGTTTGCGCTGCCGCCTGCAGAGGAAGTGCTGGGGTACTGGCGCGTATACCGCGCCGACGGCGAGGATCGCCTGGAGGAGCACATCCTGGTGCTGGCAAACCTGTCGGACGAGCCGCAGGAGTTCACGCTCGATCTGGGGAGCTATGTTGGCATCGCGCCGAAAGACCTGCTAACCGGTGAGGAATGGCCCGTCGCCGGAAGCGATGCATATGCTATCAAGCTGGCGCCCTACGGCTATCATTGGCTGTCGCTGTCGCCGGAATCCAACCGTTCCTGA
- the rplJ gene encoding 50S ribosomal protein L10 has protein sequence MAITKKRKEELVAEYVDLLQQSNGVVIAEYRGMTVKQLDALRAKLRENNSSFTVTKNTLLKIALNEVGMAIPENLLKGPAALISATEDLATMVKTILDFSNTQELLIVKGGVVGTSVFHEDQLEAISELPSLDVLRSQLLGMVTMPLAQLAGLLEEPARQLVYVVRAGSDGLVNVLAAYVQKQEAA, from the coding sequence TTGGCTATTACGAAGAAGCGTAAGGAAGAGCTGGTCGCCGAATATGTCGACCTGCTGCAACAGTCGAATGGCGTGGTCATCGCTGAATATCGCGGCATGACCGTGAAACAGCTCGATGCACTGCGTGCGAAGCTGCGCGAAAATAACTCCAGCTTCACCGTGACCAAAAACACCCTGTTGAAGATCGCCTTGAATGAAGTCGGTATGGCGATCCCGGAGAACTTGCTGAAGGGTCCGGCGGCGCTGATCTCCGCAACTGAAGATCTGGCGACGATGGTCAAAACGATCCTGGACTTCAGCAACACGCAGGAACTGCTGATCGTCAAAGGCGGTGTCGTGGGCACGTCAGTGTTCCATGAAGACCAGCTCGAAGCGATCTCCGAACTGCCGTCTTTGGACGTGCTGCGGTCGCAGCTGCTGGGCATGGTCACCATGCCGCTGGCGCAGCTTGCGGGCCTGTTGGAAGAACCGGCACGCCAGTTGGTTTACGTGGTCCGGGCCGGGTCGGATGGTCTGGTCAACGTGCTGGCCGCTTACGTCCAGAAGCAGGAAGCCGCATAA
- the moeB gene encoding molybdopterin-synthase adenylyltransferase MoeB encodes MTFADDRGQPGSPELMQAELARYARHLSLPQVGVEGQRKLKASSVLVVGTGGLGSPVSMYLAAAGVGRIGLVDFDVVDASNLQRQIVHGQSTLGVPKVVSAAARLRDLNPYVTVEPHGTLLTSENALDILAGYDVIVDGTDNFPARYLLNDAAVLLGKPLVYGSIFRFEGQVSVFGAADGPCYRCMLPEPPPPHLVPSCAEAGVLGVLPGTIGTLQATEALKLLLGNGQPLVGRLLLYDALDMTFETIRLRKRSDCPVCGDHPTVTALIDYDAFCGTPGYSPQVEVMSDLKPEMTVQEVKAQLDAGEPLVLLDIREPYELLISHLDGAVTIPMSELNGRVGEIPRDQPVVVMCRSGARSGNLVGQLRSMGYGNVTNMVGGINQWAREIDPSLALY; translated from the coding sequence ATGACGTTCGCAGATGATCGCGGGCAGCCCGGCAGCCCGGAGCTGATGCAAGCCGAGCTAGCCCGCTATGCGCGTCACCTGAGTTTGCCTCAGGTGGGCGTGGAAGGGCAGCGCAAGCTGAAAGCGTCCAGTGTGCTGGTTGTCGGCACGGGCGGGCTGGGAAGTCCGGTGTCGATGTATCTGGCGGCGGCTGGCGTGGGGCGCATCGGGCTGGTGGATTTCGACGTCGTGGACGCGAGCAACCTCCAGCGCCAGATCGTGCACGGGCAGAGCACGCTTGGCGTGCCCAAGGTCGTGTCGGCGGCGGCGCGCCTGCGTGACCTGAATCCCTATGTCACGGTCGAGCCGCACGGCACCTTGCTGACCAGCGAGAACGCGCTTGATATCCTGGCCGGGTATGACGTGATCGTGGACGGCACGGATAACTTCCCGGCGCGCTACCTGCTGAATGACGCGGCGGTGCTGCTGGGCAAGCCGCTGGTATATGGCAGCATTTTCCGCTTCGAGGGGCAGGTGAGCGTGTTCGGCGCGGCGGACGGCCCGTGCTACCGCTGCATGCTGCCGGAACCGCCCCCGCCGCATTTGGTGCCGAGCTGCGCGGAAGCGGGCGTGCTGGGCGTTTTGCCAGGCACGATCGGCACGCTCCAGGCGACGGAAGCGCTCAAGCTGCTGCTGGGCAATGGGCAGCCGCTCGTCGGACGGCTGCTGCTGTACGATGCGTTGGATATGACGTTCGAGACGATACGGCTCCGAAAGCGGTCGGACTGCCCGGTGTGCGGCGATCACCCCACAGTGACGGCCCTCATCGACTACGACGCGTTTTGTGGCACGCCGGGGTATTCGCCACAGGTAGAGGTTATGAGCGATCTCAAACCCGAAATGACCGTGCAAGAAGTGAAAGCGCAGCTCGACGCAGGCGAGCCGCTGGTTTTGCTGGACATCCGCGAACCGTACGAGCTGCTGATCAGCCACCTGGACGGCGCGGTGACGATTCCCATGAGCGAGTTGAACGGGCGCGTGGGCGAAATTCCGCGCGACCAGCCGGTGGTCGTGATGTGCCGGTCGGGTGCGCGCAGTGGTAATCTGGTGGGCCAGCTGCGTTCGATGGGCTACGGTAACGTAACGAACATGGTGGGCGGTATTAACCAGTGGGCGCGGGAGATCGATCCGTCGCTGGCGCTGTATTAG
- a CDS encoding alpha/beta hydrolase, with protein MLAACEPLAPGPDATTNTPGARLGASGETALISAHRQQVVTLIPTRTPTATPLPKPTAAPSSLGCDDDRHGQIVYGSFDSAIMGEVDYRVYLPPCFFTTSQRYPYVILLHGTGYDDAMWDDLGVLDMMDSGLAKDTLPPMVLFMPDGGYLSEKNDQPEGESYADVIVDEMIPTFEEEYCLWGSRDGRAIGGISRGGFWAFSTALQHLELFSALGGHSPYFAEDNALPDSNPLDLAETANFAKNPIRIYMDNATDDIVGRNTMAMSGILRTRGVSHEYTVSMVGGHDPDYWSSHLDNYLAFYGEEWPHKVSELPSCFEASPVG; from the coding sequence ATGCTTGCCGCGTGCGAACCGCTCGCCCCTGGTCCCGACGCCACCACGAACACGCCCGGCGCGCGCCTGGGTGCGTCTGGCGAGACGGCGCTGATCAGCGCCCACCGCCAGCAGGTCGTCACGCTGATCCCGACGCGCACGCCGACCGCTACGCCGCTGCCCAAGCCCACCGCCGCCCCCTCGTCGCTTGGCTGCGACGACGACCGGCACGGGCAGATCGTCTACGGCTCGTTCGACAGCGCGATCATGGGCGAAGTGGACTACCGCGTCTACCTGCCGCCGTGTTTCTTCACGACCTCGCAGCGCTATCCGTACGTCATTTTGCTGCACGGCACGGGTTACGACGACGCGATGTGGGACGACCTGGGTGTGCTCGATATGATGGACAGCGGGCTGGCGAAGGACACGCTGCCGCCGATGGTGCTGTTCATGCCGGACGGCGGCTACCTGTCGGAGAAGAACGACCAGCCGGAAGGTGAATCCTACGCGGACGTGATCGTGGACGAGATGATTCCGACGTTCGAGGAAGAGTACTGTCTGTGGGGCAGCCGCGACGGACGGGCCATCGGCGGCATTTCGCGTGGGGGATTCTGGGCGTTCAGCACGGCGCTGCAGCACCTGGAGCTGTTCAGCGCGCTGGGTGGCCACAGCCCGTACTTCGCCGAGGACAACGCCCTGCCCGATAGCAATCCGCTCGATCTGGCGGAGACGGCGAACTTCGCTAAGAACCCGATCCGCATCTACATGGACAACGCCACGGACGACATCGTCGGGCGCAACACGATGGCGATGTCCGGCATTTTGCGCACGCGCGGCGTCTCGCACGAATACACGGTCAGCATGGTCGGCGGGCACGATCCGGACTACTGGAGCAGCCACCTCGACAACTACCTCGCGTTTTACGGTGAGGAGTGGCCGCACAAAGTCAGCGAGCTGCCGTCGTGCTTCGAGGCGAGTCCCGTCGGCTGA
- a CDS encoding FHA domain-containing protein, protein MVTCHQCGFDNPDGVMFCAKCGTDLDQDTDPDNETFRIEMAEEIVHQPRWGTARLGETHRLFLHICGYSQPLIIDLRERLVVGRFDPDHGEQPDVLLDEFSAQQLGVSRRHAAFLVEDNALKLTDLGSANATYLNGIELTPYQKRILRDGDEVRFGNLILQVRFA, encoded by the coding sequence GTGGTAACGTGTCATCAGTGCGGCTTTGATAATCCCGACGGGGTGATGTTCTGCGCCAAGTGCGGCACAGATCTGGACCAGGACACCGATCCAGATAACGAAACTTTTCGTATTGAAATGGCGGAAGAGATCGTACACCAGCCGCGCTGGGGAACTGCTCGCCTTGGCGAGACTCATCGGCTATTTTTACATATTTGCGGCTACAGCCAGCCGTTGATCATTGATTTAAGGGAACGTCTGGTCGTAGGCCGCTTCGATCCCGACCACGGCGAGCAACCGGACGTGCTACTGGACGAGTTCAGCGCGCAGCAGTTGGGCGTGTCGCGCCGCCATGCCGCGTTTCTCGTTGAGGACAACGCGCTCAAGCTCACCGATCTTGGCAGCGCCAACGCCACCTATCTGAACGGCATCGAGCTGACGCCATATCAGAAGCGCATTTTGCGGGATGGGGATGAAGTCCGCTTTGGCAATCTGATTTTGCAGGTCCGTTTTGCCTGA
- a CDS encoding CpaF family protein, which translates to MSSRLSRLNRSGSDEQRPGSSPSLPQVGGSEPAQNSAPRLFAPEPQGQVHKHHTPPRIALLRKQLRAKLVAAPDEFDEMNSTNPDHQQLVRDRLRMVLERANIQLPPAELTQLENALIADLLGFGAIDPLVHDASCSEIMVNGPDIIFAERKGKILETEVTFDDEEHLQWTAQRIVRPLQRDFSRHNPMVDARLPDGSRVHLIMPPSALLGTTMTIRKFPSKPLTVDDLVRFGSMTEEVAEFLQACVVARLNVVVSGGTGSGKTTLLNVLSAFIPDGERIITIEDSAELQLTQRHVVRLETCPPVPKGDGIEGRLIIRDLVKGSLRMRPDRVVVGECRSGEALDMLQAMNTGHDGSLTTVHANSPRDAIGRLETLALMAGMDLPINVIRRQIASAVQLIVQQSRLKDGSRKIVQITEVQGMEGDQVTLQDIFVYQMPDARGGGASHAGGGHLLPTGFRPNFTERLEESGFKLSGRIFGAGTGKFGN; encoded by the coding sequence ATGTCGTCACGATTGTCACGCCTGAATCGATCTGGATCGGACGAGCAGCGGCCCGGCAGCAGCCCGTCACTGCCGCAAGTCGGCGGATCGGAACCGGCTCAGAATTCCGCACCGAGGTTGTTCGCTCCGGAGCCACAAGGGCAGGTGCATAAGCACCACACGCCGCCGCGCATCGCGCTGCTGCGCAAGCAATTGCGCGCCAAGCTGGTGGCCGCGCCGGACGAGTTCGACGAAATGAACAGCACGAATCCCGACCACCAGCAGCTCGTGCGCGACCGGCTGCGTATGGTCCTTGAGCGCGCCAACATTCAACTGCCGCCCGCGGAACTGACCCAGCTCGAAAACGCGCTGATCGCCGATCTGCTGGGCTTCGGCGCGATCGATCCGCTCGTGCACGATGCCAGCTGTTCGGAAATCATGGTCAACGGCCCGGACATCATCTTTGCCGAGCGCAAAGGCAAGATCCTCGAAACCGAAGTGACGTTCGACGACGAAGAGCACCTGCAGTGGACGGCCCAGCGCATCGTGCGACCCCTCCAGCGCGATTTCAGCCGCCACAACCCGATGGTGGATGCGCGCCTGCCCGATGGATCGCGCGTGCACCTGATCATGCCGCCCTCGGCGCTGCTTGGCACCACCATGACCATCCGCAAGTTCCCATCGAAGCCGCTGACGGTGGACGATCTCGTGCGCTTCGGCTCGATGACCGAAGAGGTAGCGGAATTTCTACAGGCCTGTGTCGTGGCCCGGCTGAACGTTGTTGTTTCCGGCGGGACTGGCTCCGGCAAGACGACCCTGCTCAACGTGCTGTCCGCGTTTATTCCCGACGGCGAGCGCATCATCACCATCGAAGACTCGGCGGAGCTTCAGCTCACACAGCGGCACGTCGTCCGGCTCGAAACCTGCCCGCCGGTGCCGAAGGGCGATGGCATCGAGGGACGCCTGATCATTCGCGATCTGGTCAAGGGCAGCCTGCGTATGCGCCCGGACCGCGTGGTCGTTGGCGAATGTCGCTCCGGCGAGGCGCTGGACATGTTGCAAGCGATGAACACGGGGCACGATGGCTCGCTGACCACCGTGCATGCCAACAGTCCACGCGACGCGATTGGCCGGCTGGAGACCCTGGCGCTGATGGCCGGGATGGACCTGCCGATCAACGTCATCCGCCGCCAGATCGCCAGCGCGGTTCAGCTCATCGTGCAGCAGAGCCGCCTTAAGGACGGCAGCCGCAAGATCGTCCAGATCACCGAGGTGCAGGGTATGGAAGGCGATCAGGTCACCCTGCAGGACATCTTCGTGTATCAGATGCCCGACGCGCGTGGGGGAGGGGCGAGCCACGCCGGGGGCGGCCATCTGCTGCCGACCGGGTTCCGGCCTAACTTCACGGAGCGTTTGGAAGAGAGCGGTTTCAAGCTTAGCGGTCGGATTTTCGGCGCGGGCACGGGCAAGTTCGGCAACTGA